In Candidatus Saccharimonadales bacterium, one genomic interval encodes:
- a CDS encoding SRPBCC domain-containing protein: MQDNLSLTLTRVFNAPVEKVWKSWSDPELFAQWYGSPGKLTGVTIDFKVRGLWRATTVMPDGGKYPQVGVYRVIDEPTHLQFDFPDPDDIEDSTFEVMDIHLQDLGGKTEMIFHQSGGNLPAEEYAGNLKKGWTGFFNKLAEVIE, from the coding sequence ATGCAAGATAATCTGTCACTGACACTTACCCGCGTATTTAACGCGCCTGTAGAAAAAGTATGGAAAAGCTGGTCTGATCCAGAACTATTTGCCCAGTGGTATGGCTCGCCTGGTAAATTGACGGGTGTGACGATTGATTTTAAAGTTCGTGGTTTATGGCGCGCGACTACCGTTATGCCTGATGGCGGAAAATATCCCCAAGTTGGCGTATACCGGGTTATTGATGAACCTACGCATCTCCAGTTTGATTTCCCTGACCCAGATGATATAGAAGACTCAACTTTTGAAGTCATGGATATTCACCTGCAGGATTTGGGTGGTAAAACCGAAATGATCTTTCATCAGTCCGGAGGAAATCTACCGGCGGAAGAATATGCCGGCAACCTGAAAAAAGGCTGGACGGGTTTCTTTAATAAGCTGGCGGAAGTTATCGAATAA